In the Thermoplasmata archaeon genome, AATAGGAATCCCTGCAATTACCACAGCAGAAAGCAAGTTATCTCTGAAATCAATGCCTTCTGAAAGAGAACCACCCAGCACTGCATGAAGTACCGCTCCATGCTGTCGATGCTCTTCAAGTTTCTTCAACATACTAATTTTCTCTGCCTTTGACATCTCAGCATTTTCGTAAATCTGAGGCTTTGAGCACTTGCTCTCTACATATCTAGCAATCACGGCCATCATCTGGTAGGAAGTGTAAAAAACAGCGATGTTACCAGGTACGCTGTTAGCAATTCTCGCAATTGCAGAGGCATAGCTTCTATACATTTCTTCGCTCCTCACATCATACCTTGATGTCAGGTTCGGCAGAGAAACCAATAAACGATTTTCCGGTGGAAAGGGAGATGAGAAATATCGAAGCACACTTCTCTCTTCTGGGACCCCTAGTAATTCCCTGTACATTTCTAACGGGTAAAGCGTTGCAGACATCACAATTCCTGCTGGAGAATGTTCAAACACTCTTGCACCAATTTTGCTCGTATCCAACATCTCGCACACAAATTCATCAGGACCTGCAAACCTAAGCAATGACTTTTCCTCCATGCTCCATCGCCTAATAAAATCCACAATGTTTTCTAAATAGGGCTCAACCACTCCCTGCTTTTCCAGAAATGCATTAAGAAGTTCGATTTTTTCTAAAAATTCGGAAAACGATAATCTAGCAAGTCTCGTTTTACATGCGATTTCAAAAACCTCTTCAAAAAACTCCCGTTCCAGCTTCGTCTCCGCATCAAACTTTTTATCAGAAAGTATTCCATGAATTTCTCTGAGCAACCCTGCAATCGCTGGCTCTATCTTCGCCACTTCTTTTGCTCCTTCACTAAAATCCTCTACTTTGAGAAATTTTGTGTAGTTAGCACGAATTCTTTCTGGCAGATTGTGAGCTTCGTCAATTACAACCACTATGTTCTCTGTACTAATGGCAAGTTTCTGGAGAACAATCTCGCTTATCTCTGAAAAAAGATAGTTATAATCGCACACAATCACTGTTGCCTCCTTTGCAACTTCAGTCGCACACAGATAAGGACAGGATTTCCTTGAAATTCCCTGCTTGATTATCTCATCCACATCCATGGGAAATTCCTTTGCCTTTCTAACAATCTCAGTGGAGGCTCTGGCAAACTTGCAGGAGTGTGTCCGTAAACTTGCGCTGCAGATTTCCTCAAAAAACCTTGAATTTTTTATGTTCTCAGCGATGCACATGCTCTTCTTTCCTATCATGTCCGCAACCACTATTTTCGGCTCCTTCTTTCGCATTCTCGCCAGTGTTTCTATTGCAATTTTATGCTGGGACTGTCGGGAAGTCATGAAGAAGACAATACAGCCATGTTCCATAGCATACTCTACAGCCGCAGTAAGTGCGACTGCCGTCTTTCCCATCCCAGTGGGAGCATTCGCCATCAAAAACTTACCTGCATCTACAATTTCCCTTGCTTCTTTTAAAAAATCCTTTTGGACTGGGCGTAAACTTTCGAACGGAAAAAGGTTTCTAGGACTCTTCTCGACACTTTCTTCTACTGGAACATCCTTTACAGTATCACATTTCTGGCATACAAATTCAATTTTTCCTTTCCGTCTCATGGGCTTTAGCAAACTGTGGCACTTCTCACAAAACATCATAGCCCCCAGAAACTGTTCTCTTTTTTCTTTATCTCTACAATTTTGGCAAGGGCTTCTGCTTCCTCAAAACTGAGTGTAACATTCTTCAATTCCTTATATTCACTTTCTGTAATACTGGTGTAGAGAATGTCTCCCTCGTTTATCTGCCTTCCCACGGTGGGTCCTTCAATAGAAATTGCCACTTCCATTCCCATTATTGCTTCATTTATGGGCTTGTTTTCACTCTGGATACTTCTTACCCTCCCAACAACGGTGCCGTCTTCACGCATCAAAGGCATGTTTTGCCGCAATTTTCCTGCGAGGATACGTACACCTACAATCGCGGGCTTGCTCACTCTGAATACGCAGCCAGGCAAAATCTTTATTTTTGCAGGATATGTAATACTCTTCCTTTTCTCCTCCTCAATCCTCTGTTTCTCTTCCTCTCTCCACTTCTCATAGTCCTCAATCAGTTTATAAACAATGTTTCCATCTATTATTTTCACACCCTGCTTCAGTGCTTCTGCAATAGCATCCTCTTGTGTTCTCACATTAAATGCAAGAATTGCTTTGTAAAAGGGGTTTTTATTTGTTCCTGCCTCAACCACATCATGTTTTGATACACTGCCGATTTCAGCATGCTTTATTGGAATGTTTGCCACCTTACACTCAAAACCCAGTGCTTCTATTGAACCCACCGCATCTGCCTTCACTATTATACCTTCTTCTGCAACCTCAATTGTTGGTTTCAGGCTCTCCAAGAGCTCTTTTTTGTATTGTTCAAAGTTCTCTGGCTTATCTAACACTCTGATTATAGTACCCGCAATGGCTTCATCAAGGTTCTGAGCCCCAATTCGCACACCCGCTGCCGCCGATACCATTTTTTCCTGCCGGAAACGGTCCTCTGGGTCTCTGATTTCATCGAGCGGTTTTGGCCTAAAAATTGCTTTGACCTTTGTGGAAATCACGCCATCGCTCTTGCAAACCAGAATTGTGTCCCCCACTTTCAGAATTCCCTTGTAGATTATCACATCAATGACTGTACCAAGCCCTTTCGCCTCCTTCACTTCAAGCACTGTACCTTCGCACCCGTCATCTGGCTTTATCTCAAGCTGGTTTTCAAGGAATCGCTGGGCAAGACCAACAAGTACCGTGAGCAAATCAGGGATACCTTCTCCTGTTTTCGCACTTACTGGAACTATCGCAATGTTTTTTGTGAAATCTGTGATTCTATCATACCTATCTGCAGATAGCCCAATGTCACTCAATCTGCCAGCAATCTCATAAATTCTGGCATCAAGTTCCTGAATTGCATAGTCGCTCTGTTCTCTTACTGAGTGAATAAAGCATGCCTCTGCACTTCGCCAGCCTGAGATGAGGTCTATCTTGTTGGCACAGACAACAAATGGTGTCCTGTATTTTTTGAGGATGTTTACAGACTCTGAGGTCTGGGGCATGAAACCCTCTCTAACATCAACGACCAGAATTGCAAGGTCTGCAAGAGCTCCGCCTCTAGAACGCATAGTTATAAACGAATGATGCCCGGGTGTATCTATAAACAAAAGTCCTGGAACCTTCAGAGCTTTTTCGTTTACCATTCGCCCACAAATTTTAGCAATCGTATCCGTGGGAATCTCTGTTGCCCCTATGTGCTGGGTTATCAGTCCTGCCTCCCGCTCCGCTACGCTTGTTCCCCTTATTTTGTCAAGAAGTGTGGTTTTACCATGGTCCACATGACCCAACACGCTAACGATTGGTTGTCTTATTGGCATGGTCTTTATTGCATAAGGCATTTGATATAATACATTTTCTGTTGGAAACTCAACCCCTAAAGGAAACTTTTTAATTCTGTTCGTGTTCACACTATTTGATGCTACAGGATGTTAAGCCCACCAGGTCAGAGCTCATAGAATTGAAGAAAAAGATTGAGCTTGCAAAGAAAGGACACAAACTCCTGAAAATGAAGCGAGATGGTTTAATTTCTGAGTTTTTCAGGGTGCTGAAAGATGCAAAGAACCTACGAATGGAAATTGTGAGTGTTTACAACAATGCCAGACACCTTGAGGCAATTGCTGAGTGTGTGGATGGAAAAATTGCCGTGGAATCTGCAGCAATGGCACTGAAAAACATTCCAAGGGTTAGTATCAGGCCTATAAATATAATGGGTGTGAGTGTTCCTCATGTATTGAGTACCAACGAGGGGAAAGTAGGTACCGTTTCTCCGCTAGGTACAGGAATTATTGGCACCAGCACAAGCATTGAAGACGCAGCCAGAGCATATACAAATCTGCTTCGTCTGATTATAAAGGCAGCTCAGTATGAGACCGCATTGCGAAGATTGATTGATGAAATTGACAAGGTGAAGCGTAGGGTGAATGCTTTGGAGTTCAAGGTAATTCCAGAGCTTACAGAAAAGGAAGCAATTGTGAGAATGCATCTGGAAGAACTCGAGCGTGAAAACATTTTCAGATTGAAGATGATGAAAGGGGAAAGTTAAATATTTCCAAGATATACCAATACACACGAAAATCGTTGCTGCATATCCTGGAAGACGCACCTTCGCAAAACATACTCACAGAGGAGTTGTTTTTATCGCAAACAGTTTGCTCTTTCTGGTCGGAACCCAGTTTATCTCTGTGATTCTCCTTTTGATAGGCATTCTATCAGTACTCTCTAATCCAGACATTTCAATTGTGCTTACCACCATTCTAAATGTAATGTCCTCCAAAAACCCATTTATTTTTGTGCCCGCGGTGCTCCTTTCTCTCTTCAGTTTTCTGAGTTATCTCTTCTTTTTCATTGGCTGGTTCTTCCTCGTTTATGGAGAAAATGAGATTCCATCCGGTTTCCCAGAGAGTGTGAGCAAGGGTTCGATTTTTGCCTTTTTCTATCTAATTGTTTACCTTGTTAGGGTCTCAGTATCTCTGTTCGCTCTTGTAGGATTCGGGACGCTGATGTACATCCAGGAAATTTTTGTTGGATCTGGGTTATTATTTAACATCATTGATGCAATTCTTCTCTCTACGGCTCTTCTCTACTTTGCCAGAGCTAACGCATATCCCACAACTGCCTACCATATCCGAAATACTGGATTCATGTATGTAGGAGGCGCCGCTTGTGCTGCAATTGGCTATACTACCCTTATTTGTGGGATAATTTTCTCAGCAGTTATTGGCCTGCTGGTTGTTGCCGGGCTTGTGCTGATTTATCTGGGTTTTGGGGTGATGATTGCCTCTCTCATAAAACTCCATGAACTTTACTTTGTGATCGTGAAAAGAATAGAGGAAGAGGACTACATTCACAAGTCCACTCCTCAGCTCTCATAATAGCCTTTTCTTTATGCCTACAGCCCTATTCTTTTGTTTCTTTCAAAAACATTAAAAGACGAAGTTCTTCTGGCGTAAGACGTGTGTTCTCGAGTAATACTCTGTCGTTGTTTTCTGCCATCGCCTTAAGAATCCCAGGCATCCCTTTAGTTAGCATCATTATCTTCTTCAGGTTCTCCTCTGGTATTTTTTCATTTTTCAGAATTTTTTTAGCATCTGCCTCCTCAAGCCCTTGTAACCTAATCTCAACTCCATATCCCTCCTCTATGTCTTTCGCACTGTAGCACCACATATAGGCAGGAGTGTCAGAACGCATTGTGAGAACAAGCTTTATTCTAGACCCACTTTTGATTCCTCTGATCATACCAGAGAGAATGTCCACAATCTCATCGTTTGCATGCTGGTAATCGTCTATCACAACCACGCTTCTAGAATGCTCGAGCTCAATTGAAAAAACTCTGAGAAATTCTTCGAGGTCCACTTCCTTGCTTTCTCTCAGCATATCCTCCAGCGTTTTCTTTCCCATCTCCGCTAGGAATTTAGCGAGACCGCTCAGCAGATGCCAACCAGTATCGTTCTTCCGTAGGGTGTACCATAAAATGTTGGAATTTTTCTTGACGCGTTCCAGCCCCCGATAGGCAAGTAAACTTTTTCCTGCTCCCCAGGGCCCTGTAATTGAAATAAATCTTGGCTTGCTGGAATTCAGCACAGATTCTATTATCGCAAGTTCCTCCTCTCTATTGTAGAATTCTCTAACATCTGGTACAGAATACCAGAGCTCCACATACCTCTTTAACTTTGGCTCTGGCTGTTCACTGATTTTACTCGCGTCTACAATTTCTACTGAAGAAATGGATTTTATGGCAGAGAAGAAGTTCCTAGCATCCTTCAATATCTCCTCAATTGTTTTCTCCACCACTTCGTCCCCTTCTAGCGCCGGCACTTTAATTGAGAAAATCTCTTTCTTAAGTGCATTGGCTCTCGTTACTCCATCAGAGGTTAAGAAATACACTCTCACCTTCCTTGGTATTCCCTCTACTCTCCCAAATTTTTCCTCCACAAGACCATCACCGATGAGCTTCTTCACAGTTCTGGGGACATGGGCTGGGAGAATGTCGATTCCCTCTGCAATTCCTTTCTGGGTTACGCCAAAGGGAAAGGTATGTCGCTCCCGAAACCTCTCGTATTCCAATAGATAAAGTAACACACGCTCAGAATAGGTTAGCTTGATATGGTGTTCAAACGCAGCCATCAAAGGATACATCTGAATACACATCATAAAGGTTTCGCAGATTTCTGCAGAAAATTATATAGGGGATTGTGGTATTCTGGGTTTGTGATACATAGAAATGGTAACGAAAATAAGGAAAGATGCTAAAAACCGCAAACAGAATACATATGACTACTAATATAAAAATGTGTTTAATAAAATATGATGAATAAAAAAGCCACTCCGAAAAATATATATATACGTATGCCTATTAATTAGAATTGACGGACTGATGTCGGACAAAAGATGGGATGCCATCTGACATGAAAACAAAATAAAAAATGGCCAGAAGGAGGCAAACATGTACCTGAAAGAAATTCAGATGCGGAATTTCAAAACTTTCACAAAACCAATCTCAATCACTTTTGAAAAGGGATTTACTGCAGTCACAGGACCCAATGGTTCTGGTAAATCAAACATCTCAGACGCTGTGCTGTTTGTTCTTGGTCCCAAAAGCTCACGGGTAATTAGAGCAGGTAAACTCACAGACCTTATCTTCAACGGAGGTAAAGAAGGAAAGCCAGCTAAGGAGTGTGAATGCTCGCTAATCTTTGATAACACAGACAGAACGATTCCAATTGATGCAGATGAGGTAAAACTCACCCGCATAGTAAAAATTTCGCCATCAGACCCTTCTGGCTACAACAGTTATTTTTATGTGAACGACAAGAAATCCACACTCACGGAGTTTGAAGAACTACTTGCTAATGCGAGAATTTCAGCAGATAGTTACAACATTGTCCGCCAAGGAGACATCACAAGCATCGTGGAAAAAATGACACCAGTTGACATAAGAAGAATCATTGATGGCATTGCTGGCATCACCAAATTTGATGAGGATATAAAGAAAGCAGAGGAGAAGCGTGCCTATGTTGAAGACAATCTTTCAAAGATAAGCATCATTCTAGATGAACACAAAAACCAACTCAAGGTGCTTGAAAAGGATAGGGAGACCGCTATAAAATTCATGGAATTGAAGCACAAACTTGAGGAGGCAAAGGCCTCACTTGCACACAAGAAAAAGGCGTCCATAGAGGGAGAGATTGCAAACATCAACAACCTTATAGAAACCCAGAATAAAGAAATTGAGAATTTGAAAAAAGAGAAGGAGAAACTCGGAGAAGAAATCAAGACACTGAGTGCAAAGAAGGAGGAAATCGAAAAGGAAATTGTGGCAAGAGGTGGAGAGGAATTTAAAAAGCTGAAAAACGAGATTGATGGCATTCGCCTGAATGTGGCAAAGGCGAGGGATAGAATTGCGGAACTCAAGGAGGGGCTTGTCACTCTGAAAAACGAGAAAAACATGGCCGAGAAAGAAATCCAGAAATTGGAAAAAGCCAGAACGAACCTCGAGAACGATGCGGAAAAGACAAAGGAGGAACTCAGAAAGGTTACTGAAAACATCAAGGACATGGAATCTAAAATCAAATCAATTGAGGAAACAATTTCCAAGTCAGACACTGAAATTGTTACACTCCAGAAAGAAATGTTGAAGTTCTCGGAGACGATTGATAAGAAGATGGAAGAATCCAAGCTGGCTGAAATTGAACTCGGCAAGGCAAGAAATGTTATCGAGAATTTAGAAATCCAGATTACGAAAGCAGAGGAAGAAATAAAGACGAGGGAATTCGAGTTGAGAGATGCGGAATTTGAGTTGAAGGAGTTGAGCACAAGTAGGAAAACCTCAGGAAAAAGCATTCAAGAATTGACAACTGCCTTCCACAAGAAACGGGGAGAGATTGCAAAACTGGAAACTGAAATTGAGAAACTTGAAGACGAAATTAGAGAACTCACAAGAACCTATAACACCCTCAAGGCACAGATTGAAGCGAGAATGGGTGCCGAAAGAGGTGCTGGAGACGCTGTGAACACCATTCTGGATGCTAGAAACAGAAATCTGATAAAGGGGATTCATGGTACGATTGCCCAGCTTGCAAAATTTGAGGAACAATACAGCGTAGCTCTGGGCGTGGCTGCTGGCCCCAGAATGAATGCAATTGTGGTAGAGGACGATGGTGTGGCAGCCCAGTGCATTGAATATCTAAAACAGAAGAAGGCAGGCAGAGCAATTTTCATTCCACTTAACAAAATTTTGGAGACAAGACCAAGAGGAAAGGCAGTGATAGTTGCAAAAGATAAGAATTGTGTGGGTTTCGCAATAGACCTCCTACAATTTGACGAAAAATATCGCCCTGCATTTTCCTATGTGTTCGGTGATACACTTGTAATGAAGGACTTAGATTCTGCAAGAAGCGTGATGGGTGGCGTTCGCCTTGTAACCCTTGCAGGTGAGTTGATAGAGGCAAGTGGGGCAATGATCGGGGGGAGCATCCAGGACAAGGAGAAGTTTGGTGCTGGTGCTCTTGAAGAACTTGATAGAATTGGAAAGGTGCTTGGCTCAAAGATGGAGGAGGAGAAAGTCCTCACTGATAAACTGAAGGAAGAGCGAGAAGCCCTCAGAAAGCTTGAGGATGAAATCAGGGAGAAAAACAGCAAGGAGGGCACTGCCCAGCTCGCCTACGAGACCTGCCTGGTAAGAAAGAAGGAGACAGAGAAAAGACTGAATGAGGCAAAGGAAACGCTTGAAAAATTAAATAAGGAAATGGAAAATGCCAGAAAGGAGACGGAAAAATGGTCCAATACTTGTGAGAAAATCAAGAAGGAAATTGAGAAGTTGAAGACAGAGAAAGAGGAGATAAATGCGAAAATTCTTGAACTAACACCAAAGGTGCTTAGCGAAGAACTAAAGGAGGCGAGGAGCCAGTTACAGTCCGCTCTTGGGAAAAAGGTTGAGTTAGAGGGAAAGCTCTCTTCAATTGAAACAAACATAAAGCTTTACACGGAAAGATTGGAAGAGCAGAGACGGAAGAGTTCTAGTGTTGCAGAACAGATTGAAAAAAATGGAAAAGAAATTGAGAAGTTAAATAGCGAGGTTTATAAGGGCGAGGAAAAATTGAAAGCCCTTTTGAGGGTAGAGGAAACACTCAACAAGGAACTGGCAGACCTCCAGCAACAAAGAGAAGAAATATTTAAGCAGATCAACGAACATACGGCAGAAAGGGACAAGATTGATACTAAAATTCTCTCTAAAAACGACATAATCATCAGCCAGACCACAAAACTTCGCTCCCTTGAAGATGCCCTCGCAGAAATCAACATTGAGATAATGAGTTACAAGGTAAGCGTGCCAGAAAAACTTCCCTCAAATGAGGAATTGAAACGCACAATTACTGAGTGTGAGAACGCTATAAATTTACTGGGCGCCGTGAATATGAAAGCAATTGAGGACTACGATGCTCTCAAGAAACGGATTGAGGAATTGAAAACAGAGTTTGACAGATTAGAGGATGAAAAGCACAAACTCATAGAGCTTGTGAAAGAGATCACGGAAAAGAAAAAGACAGGTTTCTACAAAGTTTACACAGCAATCAATGAGAACTTCAAGAGAATTTATGCAGAACTCTCAGATGGGGGCGAGGCAGAACTTGTCCTTGAGAACCCAGATAATCCATTTGAGGGAGGGCTACACATAAAGGCAAAACCGAAGAACAAAAAAGTGACACGACTTGAATCTCTATCTGGCGGTGAAAAGAGTCTTACTGGGCTTGCATTCATATTTGCAATTCAGCAGTATGACCCAAGCCCATTCTATTTCCTTGACGAGGTTGACATGTTTCTAGATGCAATAAATGCGGAGATAGTGGCTAAGGTGATAAAGAAAAATTCTGCAAAAGCTCAGTTTATCATGATTTCGCTCAGAAAAGTCACGCTTCAGTATGCGGATAGATTGTATGGCGTAACCCTGGAGCCAACTGGCACCTCCAAGGTCGTTGCGCTTGAACTTGACCAGATTAAGGACATGGTTGAGGAAAAACCAAGAGAAGAGTCAGAAGGGGTGGTGTAAATGAACACATCAACAGTTTGTGAAGTTGGGAAAAACGAGAATCTGGAAATCGGGGCTCTGAGAACAGCGAAATTTGACCCAGATGTAGTTAAAAATGTGCTGAACCACCTGCTGTTCTACAAGTCGCTGATCAGCGAAAACGATGAAAAGAAGATTGACCATTACCTGAACCTTGTGGAGACCTTGGGTGGCGGAAGCTTTATTTCAATCCAGAATCCGTTTGAACGTGCACTTGCAGCAATATTTGAACTTGTGCTGGAGCACGCACTTGATCCATGGAACATAGACCTTGTTGAATTTGCAAAAATGTACCATGAGAAACTGAAGGAAAGTGAGGACATAGATTTCATCACAGCTGGAAGAATCATTCTGATGGCCTGGGCAATACTACACATCCAGAGCGAAACCCTCCGCTTGAAGGCAGAACCACCAGCACCTGTTCAGGTGGAAGAGATTGAACCCTGCATGGATTTGTGGAGCACACCAGAGGAGATGGATTACACAAATATTGTGCTGAACTCTGAAGAACCACCAATTCAGCCACTTGCTTTACATCCAAGTTCGAGACCAGTAACTCTGATGGAACTCGTGAACGCATTTGATGAGGCAAGAGTGGAAGCAGAGCGGAGAATACAACTGGAAGAAATAAGGAAGGCGAATGTAGAAAAATTCCGTAGCACACCTGTGATCAAGGTTCATGAGGAGTCCATAGAGCATGACATAAACGAACTCTGGCCGAAGATTGAGCATAAACAAGGGAAATTTGCATTTCGCTCATTGCTGAATGGCTGCAGGAGCAGAAGTGTTATCGTGGGTATGTTTGTGGCGTTGCTGCACCTTGCTAAGATGAACCGAATAAAAATCTGGCAGGAAAAAATTCCGTATGGAGAGATATATATAGAGGTTCTGAATAACTGATAGAGACCATGGAGAAGCAACTCTCGCTGGTGATTGAAGCCCTGCTCTTCTCTTCAGGTAGAGAACTCAGCGTGCGGGAAATCGCTCAAATTCTTGGTGTGGATGAGCCAGCAGTAAGGAAAGGCTGCAGAGAACTTGTGCAAAGATACAGAAAAGCAAACACTGCGATTGAGATAGGAAAAGTGGGAACTAGGTATGTGATGCGGCTAAAACCAGAATTTGTCGGAGTTGCTGTGCCTATCGCCATGCCAGAACTTGATAAAGACGAGATAAAGACCCTGGCACTAATTGCATTCTATCAGCCATTAAAACAAAGTGTCCTTTCAAAGATGGTGGGCTCGAAGGTGTATGAACACATTGAAAAACTGAAAAGAACGGAGTTAATCAAAGCGAAAAAAAGCGGTGCTACCTTTACGCTGACCACAACAAGGAAATTTCTAGTTTATTTTGGAATTCCGAGTGCAAAAAAAGAGGAGATTAGAAAGTGGATTGCAAGTAAAGTGGGAATTGAACTGAAACAGGAGGAAGTAGAGAGTCCTGAAAACAAGCAGGCGGTACAAGCTGTGGAAAACCCAAGCGAGCCAAAAACTGATGGGAACAATCAGGACTGAGCAAAAATTTTATTTTTCATGGGGTTATCAGCTTTCTCAAGGTGCCGCAGGGGGCTATCAGAATGGCCACAGACGACGAAAAGAAGATACTCGTAGAGTTTACAAGAATTCCAGGCATAGGGCTAGCGAAAGCAAAGAAACTTTACGATGCTGGCTATCACTCAATAGAGGACTTGAGAAAAGCAAGTTTTGAAGAATTGGCAGGAATAAGAGGTATTGGTGAGGCACATGCAAGAGCAATTAAAGAACATTTTGGAGATAAGCCAGTTAAAAAGCCATTTTCTGATTTCAAAGTTAAAAAAGTTGCGGTTGAAGTGAGCCCTGAGGAGACCAGAGCAGATAAGAAAGAGGATGTATCTATCATAGACCCCGAAATGGAAAAAGAGTTATTGGAGATGGAGAAGGAACTGAAGGAAACAGAGGAATTTATTGAGAAGTCGAAGGTGAGCACTGCTCCTGTTGTCTTCGAGAAAAAGGTAAAGAGCGTGAAAAAGGGAGAGGTAAGAAAAAGAAAATTTCCTACCAGGCGTGTGAAGTTCGGTGCATTCATTTTCGTCACTCTGCTTGTCATTGGCTCAATCCTTGTGCTCCTGCTTGCAACACAACCCTCCGGCAGAATCAAGGTAGATGGAAGCATTGAGGATTGGCAAGGAATTGTAAGATACACCGATACTCAGCCCGTGTTCAACATGGACATCAATCTGAACGAATACAGTGTTTACTATGAAAGCGATAGAGTTTACTTCTATGCTAAAGTATCTGGCAGTTTGTTCAATGGTGCTAACAATGGCTACGATGCTTTGATAATTTTTGTGGATACAGATGCAAATGCCAACACTGGCTACAGAATAGAGAATTTGGGTGCTGATGCGAAAATTGAAGTTGCTGGTTATTCGGGTGAAATCCGCTCTGCCGTTGCCTCAAGAT is a window encoding:
- a CDS encoding segregation/condensation protein A; protein product: MNTSTVCEVGKNENLEIGALRTAKFDPDVVKNVLNHLLFYKSLISENDEKKIDHYLNLVETLGGGSFISIQNPFERALAAIFELVLEHALDPWNIDLVEFAKMYHEKLKESEDIDFITAGRIILMAWAILHIQSETLRLKAEPPAPVQVEEIEPCMDLWSTPEEMDYTNIVLNSEEPPIQPLALHPSSRPVTLMELVNAFDEARVEAERRIQLEEIRKANVEKFRSTPVIKVHEESIEHDINELWPKIEHKQGKFAFRSLLNGCRSRSVIVGMFVALLHLAKMNRIKIWQEKIPYGEIYIEVLNN
- the scpB gene encoding SMC-Scp complex subunit ScpB codes for the protein MEKQLSLVIEALLFSSGRELSVREIAQILGVDEPAVRKGCRELVQRYRKANTAIEIGKVGTRYVMRLKPEFVGVAVPIAMPELDKDEIKTLALIAFYQPLKQSVLSKMVGSKVYEHIEKLKRTELIKAKKSGATFTLTTTRKFLVYFGIPSAKKEEIRKWIASKVGIELKQEEVESPENKQAVQAVENPSEPKTDGNNQD